The following are encoded in a window of Candidatus Paceibacterota bacterium genomic DNA:
- the coaE gene encoding dephospho-CoA kinase (Dephospho-CoA kinase (CoaE) performs the final step in coenzyme A biosynthesis.), producing MNRMQEKFEAVFPGSFDPFQNGHFSTVISFLKLNPKAFLYIVIGVNDEKLNGQTFTTEEKIFLIRQTIPKKYLKRIKIVPYSKIIANYLYEQNIQMFVKGVRDRKDFEYESWIATVNSLFSGSPKTMLIPQTNPVLTNVSSSNFKNFVKWGLKATDFAPALTREALELRLRGQLLVGVTGGIGAGKSTFAKKIEDISKENGNKNRTRIYHINLDDLGKVIHSADKTPRFLQIRKQIAKKFGRKLMRKDTSIDTHELGKIVFSSPEKLQKLTEMMMEAILYLLRKKLEELGKGIFLIEGANLVEQGLTDLVNENIIHIKANRKAQEERLTGRGLSNDQIKRRIDFQLNDKERVSIIQGKQKKEKHRLFMKVNSLGKIDAEGIYKKLQKEYKTRSGIIR from the coding sequence ATGAACAGAATGCAGGAAAAATTCGAAGCGGTATTTCCGGGAAGCTTTGACCCGTTCCAGAACGGACACTTTTCAACAGTGATCTCGTTCCTGAAACTGAACCCAAAGGCTTTCCTATATATCGTCATCGGAGTTAACGACGAGAAACTGAACGGACAGACGTTCACCACAGAGGAAAAAATATTCCTGATCCGGCAGACGATACCGAAAAAATATCTGAAGAGGATCAAGATCGTGCCCTATTCAAAGATAATAGCGAATTATCTTTATGAACAGAATATACAGATGTTCGTGAAAGGCGTCAGGGACAGGAAAGACTTTGAATATGAGTCCTGGATAGCGACCGTAAACTCTCTTTTCAGCGGAAGCCCGAAAACGATGCTTATCCCCCAGACCAATCCCGTTCTGACAAACGTTTCTTCAAGCAATTTCAAGAACTTCGTGAAATGGGGACTGAAAGCCACGGACTTCGCTCCCGCTCTCACAAGAGAAGCTCTTGAACTCCGTCTTCGCGGACAGCTCCTTGTCGGAGTTACGGGCGGAATAGGCGCGGGAAAATCCACTTTCGCGAAAAAGATCGAAGATATCTCAAAAGAGAACGGGAACAAGAACAGGACCAGGATCTATCACATAAACCTGGATGATCTCGGAAAGGTCATACACAGCGCCGACAAGACGCCGCGTTTCCTCCAGATCAGAAAGCAGATCGCCAAGAAATTCGGAAGAAAGCTGATGCGCAAGGATACGAGCATAGATACGCACGAGCTCGGAAAGATCGTTTTCTCTTCACCGGAAAAGCTCCAGAAACTGACCGAAATGATGATGGAAGCGATCCTATACCTGCTCAGGAAAAAGCTTGAAGAGCTCGGAAAAGGGATCTTCCTTATCGAGGGAGCCAATCTTGTTGAGCAAGGCCTGACGGATCTTGTGAATGAGAACATCATCCATATCAAAGCAAACCGGAAGGCGCAGGAAGAAAGACTCACAGGAAGAGGCTTGAGCAATGATCAGATAAAAAGAAGGATAGATTTCCAGCTTAACGACAAAGAGAGGGTTTCCATAATCCAAGGAAAACAGAAGAAAGAAAAACATCGCCTGTTCATGAAAGTGAACAGCCTTGGAAAAATAGACGCGGAAGGCATCTACAAGAAACTCCAGAAAGAATACAAGACAAGAAGCGGGATCATCAGATAG
- a CDS encoding DUF1614 domain-containing protein produces MDKDEKGPLVFVKKPEGVSKFLLLLTAIVIIEGAHVYLLKYLGEDNTLIFAGIVLVSLPLSLVNIRIARIKKEIIYANLGGFIIPLLVACYFLTIVLPKLSFLVAAGSVIIGSAVQINRTKVSDLGGGGIALFIVIAAVGLSLIVPFNLEATDSLLYYRLYFVYMIAVLSTINSDLFFIYKYRNDQRMKMLLIGGWGIFDGIWLGGYLAVLAVLDLHRYFPM; encoded by the coding sequence TTGGATAAAGATGAAAAAGGACCATTGGTCTTTGTCAAAAAACCGGAAGGAGTATCAAAATTTCTTCTTTTGCTGACTGCTATCGTAATTATCGAAGGAGCGCATGTCTACTTATTGAAATATTTAGGCGAAGATAATACTTTAATTTTTGCCGGTATTGTTCTTGTAAGCTTGCCGCTCTCGCTGGTGAATATAAGGATAGCAAGGATAAAAAAGGAAATAATATACGCAAATTTAGGGGGATTTATAATACCCCTGCTGGTCGCCTGCTATTTTTTGACGATCGTCCTGCCGAAGCTGAGCTTTCTTGTTGCAGCCGGGTCTGTGATCATCGGATCCGCCGTTCAGATAAACAGGACAAAAGTGTCCGATCTGGGAGGAGGAGGGATAGCTCTATTCATAGTAATAGCGGCAGTCGGATTGTCTTTGATAGTTCCGTTCAACTTAGAGGCGACAGACAGTTTGCTTTATTATAGGCTATATTTTGTCTATATGATCGCAGTTCTCTCAACCATAAACTCAGACCTTTTCTTTATTTATAAATATAGGAACGATCAGAGGATGAAGATGTTGCTTATAGGAGGCTGGGGGATCTTTGACGGGATTTGGCTCGGAGGATATCTTGCAGTATTGGCAGTCTTGGACCTGCACAGATACTTTCCAATGTAG